The following coding sequences lie in one Carassius gibelio isolate Cgi1373 ecotype wild population from Czech Republic chromosome A17, carGib1.2-hapl.c, whole genome shotgun sequence genomic window:
- the LOC127933553 gene encoding gap junction beta-3 protein-like gives MDWKTFQALLSGVNKYSTAFGRIWLSVVFVFRVMVYVVAAEKVWGEGQKEFDCNTKQPGCANVCYDHYFPISHIRLWALQLIFVTCPSLMVVMHVKYRDERERKYRQKHGEKAKLFDNTGKKHGGLWWTYLISLFVKTGIEITFLYILHRIYDSFYLPRLVKCEVQPCPNIVDCYIGQPTEKRVFTYFMVGASALCIVLSVCEIIYLISKRVIQCTKIINRHHRSSTPRNGRYRDADSNRTISLHELDSKPEFKMESKPGFKSDYEPGSKPHLKTQLKPTFKPAYRMSEDMRASAPNLSVTMCNIQSRIL, from the coding sequence ATGGACTGGAAGACTTTTCAAGCCCTGCTCAGTGGAGTGAATAAATACTCCACTGCATTTGGCCGGATCTGGCTCTCAGTGGTTTTTGTGTTCAGGGTGATGGTTTACGTTGTGGCGGCTGAGAAAGTTTGGGGTGAAGGGCAGAAAGAATTTGACTGCAACACCAAGCAGCCGGGCTGTGCAAATGTCTGCTATGACCACTATTTTCCCATTTCCCACATCCGACTGTGGGCCCTGCAGCTCATCTTTGTCACCTGTCCATCGCTGATGGTGGTCATGCATGTGAAGTACCGCGATGAGCGTGAACGCAAGTACCGTCAGAAGCATGGTGAAAAAGCCAAGCTCTTTGACAACACAGGGAAGAAGCACGGTGGACTGTGGTGGACGTACCTGATCAGTCTTTTTGTCAAGACTGGCATTGAGATCACTTTCCTGTACATCCTCCATCGCATTTATGACAGTTTCTACCTGCCACGACTGGTGAAGTGTGAAGTCCAGCCATGTCCCAACATTGTGGACTGTTACATTGGTCAACCCACAGAGAAAAGAGTCTTCACTTACTTCATGGTCGGAGCTTCAGCTCTTTGCATAGTGCTCAGTGTCTGTGAGATCATCTACCTGATTTCCAAACGCGTCATTCAGTGTACCAAAATAATTAATAGGCACCACAGAAGCAGTACACCACGTAACGGACGATACCGTGATGCAGACAGCAACCGCACCATTTCTTTGCATGAATTGGACAGCAAACCCGAGTTTAAGATGGAGTCTAAACCAGGCTTTAAGTCTGACTATGAACCTGGGTCCAAACCTCACTTAAAAACTCAACTCAAGCCAACATTTAAGCCAGCGTACAGAATGAGCGAAGACATGAGAGCTTCTGCTCCAAATCTCTCAGTAACCATGTGTAATATACAATCTCGTATACTTTGa
- the LOC127933552 gene encoding hydroxymethylglutaryl-CoA lyase, mitochondrial-like translates to MAALVMRVSPGPFAFARVHRPALRSVSAAILKSVSVSATQSLSFPERVKIVEVGPRDGLQNEKTIVPTEVKIRLIDMLSEAGLPVIEATSFVSPKWVPQMADQEEVMRGLHKKPGVNYPVLTPNLKGFQAAMKAGAKEVAIFGAASELFSKKNINCSVDESLVRFEEVVRAAKQEGVPVRGYVSCVLGCPYEGKVSPTKVAEVAKRMYSMGCYEISLGDTIGVGTPGGMTEMLDAVKKEVPVEALAVHCHDTYGQALANILVALQNGVSVVDSSVAGLGGCPYAQGASGNVATEDVVYMLHGLGIHTGVDLPKLLDAGSYICHSLNRRTNSKVAQASCKL, encoded by the exons ATGGCGGCGCTCGTGATGAGAGTTAGTCCAGGTCCTTTCGCTTTTGCTCGGGTTCACCGACCCGCTCTGCGCTCCGTTTCTGCCGCAATACTCAAATCC GTCAGTGTGTCTGCCACACAGTCACTCTCATTCCCAGAGAGGGTGAAGATTGTAGAGGTTGGACCTCGAGATGGACTTCAGAATGAGAAG ACCATTGTTCCCACTGAGGTAAAGATCCGTCTGATTGATATGCTCTCAGAAGCAGGACTTCCTGTCATTGAAGCCACAAGTTTTGTTTCACCTAAATGGGTCCCTCAG ATGGCTGATCAAGAGGAAGTGATGCGTGGCCTCCACAAGAAACCTGGCGTGAACTACCCTGTCCTGACCCCTAATCTGAAGGGATTCCAGGCTGCT ATGAAGGCTGGTGCAAAAGAGGTCGCAATATTTGGTGCTGCATCAGAGCTCTTCAGTAAGAAGAACATCAACTGTTCAGTGGATGAGAGTCTTGTGCGCTTTGAAGAGGTGGTGAGAGCAGCCAAACAAGAGGGAGTTCCTGTGAGAGG CTATGTGTCATGTGTGCTGGGTTGTCCATATGAAGGGAAGGTATCACCAACCAAAGTGGCAGAGGTTGCTAAGCGAATGTATTCCATGGGCTGCTATGAGATTTCACTTGGCGATACTATCGGAGTGGGCACTCCAGGTGGCATGACAGAGATGTTGGATGCCGTGAAGAAAGAGGTTCCCGTCGAGGCTTTAGCAGTTCACTGTCATGACACTTATGGACAAGCACTTGCTAACATACTTGTAGCATTACAG AATGGGGTAAGTGTCGTGGACTCATCTGTTGCAGGGCTGGGCGGCTGCCCTTATGCCCAGGGGGCTTCTGGGAATGTTGCAACTGAAGATGTGGTCTATATGCTGCATGGACTGGGAATCCATACA GGAGTGGACCTGCCCAAACTGTTGGATGCTGGCTCATACATCTGTCATTCACTCAACAGAAGGACAAATTCAAAAGTTGCTCAGGCCTCCTGCAAGCTCTGA
- the LOC127933557 gene encoding UDP-glucose 4-epimerase-like — protein sequence MPQKILVTGGGGYIGSHCVVELIEAGYHPVVIDNFSNAVRGEGDVPESLRRIEKFLNTQIEFHELDLLDKPGLEKIFKKHSFYAVMHFAGLKAVGESVEQPLRYYRVNLTGTINLLEVMQSHGVRNLVFSSSATVYGDPQKLPIDEQHPVGGCTNPYGKTKYFIEEMIRDQCTAEKDWNAVLLRYFNPIGAHISGQIGEDPQGIPNNLLPYVAQVAIGRRKHLNVFGNDYSTPDGTGVRDYIHVVDLAKGHIAAVSKLKDNSGCKVYNLGTGTGYSVLQMVNAMEKASGRKIAYQIAPRRSGDVASCYADPSLAEKELGWKAEYGLERMCEDLWRWQSQNPTGFSKGTQP from the exons ATGCCTCAGAAGATCTTGGTGACAGGAGGTGGTGGATACATTGGCAGCCACTGTGTTGTGGAGCTCATAGAGGCTGGTTATCACCCTGTGGTCATCGATAACTTCAGTAATGCTGTCAGAG gagaggGTGATGTTCCAGAGAGCTTGCGGAGAATAGAGAAGTTTTTGAATACTCAGATTGAGTTCCATGAGCTGGACCTTCTAGACAAACCTGGGCTGgagaaaatattcaaaaag CACTCCTTCTATGCAGTGATGCACTTTGCTGGACTGAAAGCTGTGGGTGAATCAGTAGAACAGCCTTTACGATACTACAGAGTCAATCTTACAGGAACCATCAATCTGCTGGAG GTGATGCAATCTCATGGAGTGCGTAATCTGGTATTCAGCAGCTCGGCTACTGTCTATGGAGACCCCCAGAAACTCCCCATTGATGAGCAGCATCCAGTGGGTGGCTGCACAAACCCCTATGGCAAGACCAAGTACTTCATAGAAGAAATGATCAGGGACCAATGCACAGCAGAGAAG GACTGGAATGCTGTGCTGCTCAGGTACTTCAATCCCATTGGTGCTCACATCTCAGGACAGATTGGTGAAGATCCACAGGGAATCCCAAACAACCTTCTGCCTTATGTGGCCCAG GTTGCTATTGGCAGACGAAAACACCTGAATGTGTTTGGAAATGACTACAGTACACCTGATGGAACAG GTGTGAGAGACTACATCCATGTTGTTGACTTGGCAAAGGGTCACATTGCTGCCGTCAGCAAACTGAAAGACAACAGTGGGTGTAAA GTTTATAACCTGGGCACAGGTACAGGCTACTCAGTGCTGCAGATGGTGAATGCCATGGAAAAAGCTTCAGGTCGAAAA ATTGCCTATCAGATTGCTCCTCGACGAAGTGGGGATGTGGCCTCCTGCTATGCAGATCCATCTCTTGCGGAGAAAGAGCTGGGCTGGAAGGCTGAATATGGCTTGGAGAGGATGT GTGAAGATCTGTGGCGTTGGCAATCCCAGAATCCCACAGGATTCAGTAAGGGAACACAGCCTTGA
- the LOC127933556 gene encoding zinc finger and BTB domain-containing protein 8A isoform X1, protein MYRACCTGGACALSGSPVPGAPDTHVSKTFFQHKRVSVFRAKQEVKAVRPDNKSWRNIPKIAREMEMVCESGTCRPYRSAGDAGHLPVHKWTSADMSAIHQSCLLKQLDQQRQQELFCDCNVLVEGQIFRAHRNVLYGSSGYFRMLLSQGAKDTLESINASFDVFSPEIFAIILDFIYSGQLELNSSNVIEVMSAASYLQMNDVISYCKVFIKSFLEISTKEEDESRYLCLSDSSPLQERRENLNEPSNMCDVSMSSQTRLWDQAEEDQMKEDFRGTSPQPSGLQQNSPPQSSLEAQMEEEQFGSELPERRRRGSRKRTATSRLVTEDTSLIDLQGVVSHCSQKADNLYANLPSIVGVVGVFNKDSTPSMRYKCPFCTHTVKRKADLKRHLRCHTGERPYPCQACSKRFTRLEHLRSHFETIHQARKLVCRKCKRHVTEVTGRVVSEGTRRYRLCDVCIQESGYSELITDETVGNEEKEGLLLGVEEDMSENRQIAWTMDDDDLAEDSGADLIIQEVEDSDEEASGK, encoded by the exons ATGTATCGGGCTTGCTGTACGGGTGGCGCGTGTGCTTTAAGCGGTTCTCCGGTCCCGGGCGCTCCGGACACCCACGTCAGCAAAACGTTTTTCCAGCACAAACGGGTTTCGGTCTTTCGGGCAAAGCAGGAAGTGAAAGCCGTTCGCCCTGATAACAAAAGCTGGAGAAATATACCCAAAATAGCCAGAGAAATGGAGATGGTTTGTGAAAGCGGGACATGTCGACCGTACCGGAGTGCGGGTGACGCGGGGCATCT GCCTGTTCACAAATGGACCAGTGCTGATATGTCAGCCATTCACCAGAGCTGTTTGCTAAAGCAGCTGGACCAGCAACGACAGCAGGAATTGTTCTGTGACTGCAACGTGCTGGTGGAGGGTCAGATTTTCCGTGCACACCGTAACGTCCTGTACGGCAGCAGTGGATATTTCAGGATGTTGCTGTCTCAAGGAGCAAAAGACACTCTAGAGTCTATAAATGCTTCTTTTGATGTCTTCAGCCCTGAGATCTTTGCCATCATCCTGGACTTCATTTACTCCGGTCAGCTGGAGCTCAATAGCTCTAATGTAATAGAAGTGATGTCAGCCGCCAGCTACCTGCAGATGAATGATGTCATTTCCTACTGCAAGGTCTTCATTAAATCTTTCCTTGAGATCAGCACAAAAGAGGAAGATGAGAGTCGGTACCTGTGTCTATCGGACAGCAGTCCACTTCAGGAGAGACGTGAGAATCTCAACGAGCCGTCCAACATGTGTGACGTAAGCATGAGCTCACAGACCAGACTCTGGGATCAAGCAGAGGAGGATCAGATGAAGGAGGACTTCAGAGGAACAAGCCCACAGCCGTCTGGGCTTCAGCAGAACTCTCCACCACAGTCCAGTCTGGAGGCGCAAATGGAGGAGGAGCAGTTTGGCTCTGAGCTCCCTGAACGCAGAAGAAGAGGAAGCAGGAAAAGAACAGCCACCAGTCGCTTGGTGACAGAAGACACTTCTCTCATTGACCTGCAGGGAGTGGTATCACACTGCTCTCAGAAAGCAGACAATCTGTACGCCAACCTTCCGTCTATTGTTGGGGTAGTTGGGGTGTTTAATAAAG attCCACTCCCTCTATGCGATACAAATGTCCATTCTGCACGCACACAGTAAAGAGAAAGGCTGACTTGAAGCGTCACCTCCGTTGTCACACAGGTGAGCGTCCTTATCCCTGTCAGGCCTGCAGCAAACGCTTCACTCGCCTGGAACACCTGCGCAGCCATTTTGAGACG ATCCATCAGGCCCGTAAGCTAGTGTGCAGGAAGTGCAAACGCCATGTGACTGAAGTCACTGGGCGAGTGGTAAGTGAGGGAACCCGCAGATACAGGCTGTGTGACGTTTGCATTCAAGAAAGTGGCTACAGTGAGTTGATCACAGATGAGACTGTTGGAAATGAGGAGAAGGAAGGCCTGTTGTTGGGTGTGGAAGAGGACATGAGTGAGAACAGGCAAATTGCATGGACCATGGATGACGATGACCTAGCTGAAGATTCTGGTGCAGATCTCATAATCCAGGAAGTGGAGGACAGCGACGAGGAAGCCAGTGGAAAGTGA
- the LOC127933381 gene encoding gap junction beta-4 protein-like: MNWAFLQGLLSGVNKYSTAFGRVWLSVVFLFRVLVYVVAAEKVWGDEQKDFACNTAQPGCHNVCYDHFFPVSHIRLWALQLIFVTCPSLLVVLHVAYREERERKHRLKNGEGCQRLYTNTGKKRGGLWWTYVLSLVFKVGVDATFVYLLYHIYEGYDFPSLVKCSESPCPNVVDCFISRPTEKRIFTIFMVVTSLVCILLSLCEILYLVGKRCFECIHRMQGSWQVNKARSIANLRSSNAHLDSNSKKLASKGQLVPAYGVVVPS; encoded by the coding sequence ATGAATTGGGCTTTTCTCCAGGGTCTCTTGAGTGGGGTCAACAAGTACTCGACTGCATTCGGCCGTGTCTGGCTGTCCGTAGTCTTCCTTTTTAGGGTCTTGGTCTACGTCGTAGCTGCGGAGAAGGTATGGGGTGACGAACAGAAAGACTTTGCGTGTAACACAGCTCAGCCTGGCTGCCATAACGTTTGCTACGACCACTTCTTCCCGGTGTCCCACATCCGCCTGTGGGCACTGCAGCTCATCTTCGTCACCTGTCCGTCGCTCCTCGTGGTGCTGCACGTGGCCTACCGTGAGGAACGTGAGCGGAAGCATCGCCTGAAAAACGGCGAGGGCTGTCAGCGTTTGTATACCAACACTGGAAAGAAGCGCGGTGGTCTTTGGTGGACGTACGTCCTCTCGCTGGTTTTTAAGGTGGGAGTGGATGCGACCTTCGTGTATCTCCTGTATCACATCTATGAGGGCTATGACTTCCCCTCTTTGGTGAAGTGTTCTGAGTCTCCTTGCCCCAATGTGGTTGATTGCTTCATCTCTCGGCCCACAGAGAAGCGGATCTTCACCATCTTCATGGTGGTGACAAGTCTGGTGTGCATCCTTCTCTCCCTTTGTGAAATCCTCTACCTGGTGGGCAAACGCTGCTTTGAGTGTATCCACAGGATGCAGGGCTCATGGCAGGTAAACAAGGCAAGGTCCATCGCTAACTTGAGGAGTTCAAATGCTCATTTAGATTCAAACAGCAAGAAACTGGCAAGCAAAGGCCAGCTAGTGCCAGCATACGGTGTGGTCGTCCCATCCTAA
- the LOC127933556 gene encoding zinc finger and BTB domain-containing protein 8A isoform X2, producing the protein MSAIHQSCLLKQLDQQRQQELFCDCNVLVEGQIFRAHRNVLYGSSGYFRMLLSQGAKDTLESINASFDVFSPEIFAIILDFIYSGQLELNSSNVIEVMSAASYLQMNDVISYCKVFIKSFLEISTKEEDESRYLCLSDSSPLQERRENLNEPSNMCDVSMSSQTRLWDQAEEDQMKEDFRGTSPQPSGLQQNSPPQSSLEAQMEEEQFGSELPERRRRGSRKRTATSRLVTEDTSLIDLQGVVSHCSQKADNLYANLPSIVGVVGVFNKDSTPSMRYKCPFCTHTVKRKADLKRHLRCHTGERPYPCQACSKRFTRLEHLRSHFETIHQARKLVCRKCKRHVTEVTGRVVSEGTRRYRLCDVCIQESGYSELITDETVGNEEKEGLLLGVEEDMSENRQIAWTMDDDDLAEDSGADLIIQEVEDSDEEASGK; encoded by the exons ATGTCAGCCATTCACCAGAGCTGTTTGCTAAAGCAGCTGGACCAGCAACGACAGCAGGAATTGTTCTGTGACTGCAACGTGCTGGTGGAGGGTCAGATTTTCCGTGCACACCGTAACGTCCTGTACGGCAGCAGTGGATATTTCAGGATGTTGCTGTCTCAAGGAGCAAAAGACACTCTAGAGTCTATAAATGCTTCTTTTGATGTCTTCAGCCCTGAGATCTTTGCCATCATCCTGGACTTCATTTACTCCGGTCAGCTGGAGCTCAATAGCTCTAATGTAATAGAAGTGATGTCAGCCGCCAGCTACCTGCAGATGAATGATGTCATTTCCTACTGCAAGGTCTTCATTAAATCTTTCCTTGAGATCAGCACAAAAGAGGAAGATGAGAGTCGGTACCTGTGTCTATCGGACAGCAGTCCACTTCAGGAGAGACGTGAGAATCTCAACGAGCCGTCCAACATGTGTGACGTAAGCATGAGCTCACAGACCAGACTCTGGGATCAAGCAGAGGAGGATCAGATGAAGGAGGACTTCAGAGGAACAAGCCCACAGCCGTCTGGGCTTCAGCAGAACTCTCCACCACAGTCCAGTCTGGAGGCGCAAATGGAGGAGGAGCAGTTTGGCTCTGAGCTCCCTGAACGCAGAAGAAGAGGAAGCAGGAAAAGAACAGCCACCAGTCGCTTGGTGACAGAAGACACTTCTCTCATTGACCTGCAGGGAGTGGTATCACACTGCTCTCAGAAAGCAGACAATCTGTACGCCAACCTTCCGTCTATTGTTGGGGTAGTTGGGGTGTTTAATAAAG attCCACTCCCTCTATGCGATACAAATGTCCATTCTGCACGCACACAGTAAAGAGAAAGGCTGACTTGAAGCGTCACCTCCGTTGTCACACAGGTGAGCGTCCTTATCCCTGTCAGGCCTGCAGCAAACGCTTCACTCGCCTGGAACACCTGCGCAGCCATTTTGAGACG ATCCATCAGGCCCGTAAGCTAGTGTGCAGGAAGTGCAAACGCCATGTGACTGAAGTCACTGGGCGAGTGGTAAGTGAGGGAACCCGCAGATACAGGCTGTGTGACGTTTGCATTCAAGAAAGTGGCTACAGTGAGTTGATCACAGATGAGACTGTTGGAAATGAGGAGAAGGAAGGCCTGTTGTTGGGTGTGGAAGAGGACATGAGTGAGAACAGGCAAATTGCATGGACCATGGATGACGATGACCTAGCTGAAGATTCTGGTGCAGATCTCATAATCCAGGAAGTGGAGGACAGCGACGAGGAAGCCAGTGGAAAGTGA